From one Streptomyces sp. CA-210063 genomic stretch:
- a CDS encoding nuclear transport factor 2 family protein, giving the protein MPAATPTADRAEIADLFARLANLLDECRHDDAATVFHDDIVGRSPRGELHGLDEMTALLKRSQVEGERTQHVHGDVLVHVDGDRARATANQLVYFYRNGEAPHRTSGLRVACTAVRTPAGWRFSDMHVTLAWTQEK; this is encoded by the coding sequence GTGCCCGCTGCCACCCCGACCGCCGACCGAGCCGAGATCGCCGATCTCTTCGCCCGCCTGGCCAACCTGCTGGACGAATGCCGCCACGACGACGCCGCAACCGTCTTTCACGACGACATCGTGGGCCGTTCGCCGCGGGGTGAGCTGCACGGCCTCGATGAGATGACCGCCCTCCTGAAGCGAAGCCAGGTCGAGGGAGAGCGCACCCAACATGTGCACGGGGACGTGCTGGTGCATGTTGATGGTGACCGCGCGAGGGCCACCGCGAACCAGCTCGTGTACTTCTACCGCAACGGCGAAGCGCCCCACCGGACAAGCGGTCTACGAGTGGCCTGCACCGCGGTGCGGACCCCGGCGGGCTGGCGATTCAGCGACATGCACGTCACACTCGCCTGGACGCAAGAGAAGTGA
- a CDS encoding ROK family transcriptional regulator yields MSSVKRTSRDIRTANRYEVLRQIIAKSPTSRQELAAATGLSLATVATLVGELLDLRMITEVGFEDSAGGRPRGLVAVNASGGALIGVDIAETYVHVELFDLALNVLARAEEDVRAGESLPEQMVGHVAAAVGSVVAQAGIEGARVLGVGVSVPGQVDRATGISEYAPNWDWHDVPLLDLLTEHIAYPLYLDNPLRAVAVAELWFGAARGRGDAVVVNLGTGVGAGLVLGGGLHRGVSNSAGEWGHTTIVLDGRLCHCGNHGCVETYVGAPGIMLNLRELSPRSTLLHPEDQTATIAALAQGVARQDPVAVKVVRDTARYLGAGIADLVNLFNPEVVVLSSWVAAALGEPLVAEVREAVARHALPRPMAATEIVLSLIPTDPACLGAATFALEGALQSVGQRSAKRAVPARSRSAPSA; encoded by the coding sequence ATGTCGTCGGTGAAGCGCACCTCACGCGACATTCGCACCGCGAACCGCTACGAGGTGCTGCGCCAGATCATCGCCAAGTCTCCCACCTCCCGGCAGGAGCTGGCGGCGGCCACCGGGCTGAGCCTGGCGACGGTCGCCACGCTTGTCGGTGAGCTGCTCGACCTCCGCATGATCACCGAGGTCGGGTTCGAGGACTCGGCGGGGGGCCGCCCCCGCGGACTTGTGGCCGTCAACGCGTCGGGGGGCGCGTTGATCGGCGTCGACATCGCGGAGACGTACGTCCATGTCGAGCTGTTCGACCTCGCGCTGAACGTCCTGGCCCGCGCCGAGGAGGACGTCCGCGCCGGTGAGAGCCTCCCGGAGCAGATGGTCGGCCATGTCGCCGCCGCCGTCGGCTCGGTGGTCGCGCAGGCCGGCATCGAGGGCGCCCGGGTGCTCGGCGTCGGTGTGAGCGTGCCGGGGCAGGTGGACCGCGCCACCGGTATCTCGGAGTACGCGCCCAACTGGGACTGGCACGACGTGCCGCTGCTCGACCTGCTCACCGAGCACATCGCCTACCCGCTGTACCTGGACAACCCGCTGCGTGCCGTCGCGGTGGCCGAGCTGTGGTTCGGGGCCGCGCGCGGGCGCGGGGACGCCGTGGTGGTGAACCTCGGGACCGGGGTGGGCGCCGGGCTGGTCCTGGGCGGCGGGCTGCACCGGGGGGTGAGCAACAGCGCCGGGGAGTGGGGGCACACCACGATCGTGCTGGACGGCCGGCTGTGCCATTGCGGCAACCACGGCTGTGTGGAGACGTATGTGGGCGCTCCCGGGATCATGCTGAACCTCCGGGAGCTGAGTCCGCGCAGCACGTTGCTGCACCCGGAGGACCAGACGGCCACCATCGCCGCGCTCGCCCAGGGAGTGGCCCGGCAGGACCCGGTGGCGGTCAAGGTGGTGCGGGACACCGCGCGTTACCTCGGCGCGGGCATCGCCGACCTGGTCAACCTGTTCAATCCCGAAGTGGTCGTGCTCAGCAGCTGGGTCGCGGCCGCCCTCGGCGAACCCCTGGTCGCGGAGGTGCGCGAAGCCGTCGCCCGGCACGCGCTGCCGCGGCCGATGGCCGCCACCGAGATCGTCCTCTCCCTGATCCCGACCGACCCGGCATGCCTGGGCGCGGCGACCTTCGCGCTCGAAGGGGCGCTCCAGTCCGTCGGACAGAGGTCCGCGAAACGCGCCGTGCCGGCAAGGAGCCGTAGCGCACCGTCTGCATGA
- a CDS encoding transposase, which yields MGELREVAAPFVVPGPTGVAVRTRLKGLTAGDERALRLVGDHLGSLASRDLKARCAAGLDHDSEQWAERKRVLSAESSSRWAGSITKAAHDQWALARRGQLAHIQSLEASVRTITHRLSLPVGEKGSKKTPRGYGSRQEWFAKSRRLHLLDDRLRAARADREAGIVRVVRGGTRLLNTRHHLDPAQLTEERWRQRWQTGRRFLQADGESGKRFGNETIRVTPDGEVSLKLPAPLAYLANAPHGRYVLTTRAGFAHRGEQWADRVHANRAVAYRIHEDVDRGRWYLTASWTIPPARTMPLKAARMGGLVGVDTNADHLAAWRLDAHGNPVGQPLNFGYDLSGPATHRDAQVRHALIRLLHWAKRHGLAIAIEDLDFQAEKTREKHGRRKRFRKLISGLPTSRLRARLVAMAAELGITVIAVDPACTSRWGAQHWQKPLTSKNRKTTRRDAAAVAIGRRALGHPIRRRTTPPPAHRSDEQGHRSVQAAPVAPGREGHRPRIPGPRTRSVRAGRGANAVDQDAQHRSGRPAEHEFWQQDSLPLSP from the coding sequence GTGGGTGAGCTGCGGGAGGTGGCGGCGCCGTTCGTGGTGCCAGGCCCCACGGGAGTCGCAGTCCGTACCCGACTCAAGGGCCTGACCGCCGGGGACGAGAGGGCGCTGCGCCTGGTCGGCGACCATCTCGGCTCGCTCGCCTCCCGGGATCTCAAAGCCCGCTGCGCGGCCGGGCTGGACCACGACAGCGAGCAGTGGGCCGAGCGCAAGCGCGTCCTTTCCGCCGAATCGTCGTCACGCTGGGCAGGCAGTATCACGAAGGCCGCCCACGATCAGTGGGCGCTGGCCCGGCGCGGCCAGCTCGCGCACATCCAGAGCCTGGAAGCCAGCGTCAGGACCATCACGCACCGGCTGTCCCTGCCCGTCGGGGAGAAGGGCAGCAAGAAGACTCCGCGTGGCTATGGCAGCCGACAGGAGTGGTTCGCCAAGTCCCGCCGTCTTCACCTGCTCGACGACCGGCTCCGGGCTGCACGGGCCGACCGGGAGGCCGGAATCGTGCGTGTGGTGCGGGGCGGCACGCGACTGCTGAACACCCGCCACCACCTAGACCCCGCCCAGCTCACCGAAGAGCGGTGGCGGCAGCGGTGGCAGACTGGGCGCCGGTTCCTCCAGGCCGACGGAGAGTCCGGCAAGCGGTTCGGCAACGAGACCATCCGCGTCACCCCGGACGGTGAGGTCTCCCTCAAACTGCCCGCGCCGCTGGCATATCTGGCGAACGCCCCGCACGGCCGGTACGTCCTTACCACCCGCGCAGGGTTCGCGCACCGGGGCGAGCAGTGGGCCGACCGCGTCCATGCGAACCGGGCCGTGGCGTACCGCATCCACGAAGACGTGGACAGGGGCCGCTGGTACCTGACCGCCTCATGGACCATCCCCCCGGCCCGCACGATGCCGCTGAAAGCGGCCCGCATGGGCGGCCTGGTCGGGGTGGACACCAACGCCGACCACCTCGCCGCCTGGCGCCTCGACGCCCACGGCAACCCCGTCGGCCAACCGCTCAACTTCGGCTACGACCTGTCCGGCCCCGCCACCCACCGGGACGCCCAGGTACGCCACGCCCTGATCCGCCTCCTGCACTGGGCCAAACGCCACGGCCTCGCCATCGCGATCGAAGACCTCGACTTCCAAGCGGAGAAGACCCGGGAGAAGCACGGCCGCCGCAAACGCTTCCGCAAGCTGATCTCCGGCCTGCCCACGTCCAGGCTGCGGGCCCGGCTCGTGGCCATGGCGGCCGAACTCGGCATCACCGTCATCGCCGTAGACCCCGCCTGCACCTCCCGGTGGGGCGCTCAGCACTGGCAGAAGCCACTGACGAGCAAGAACAGAAAGACCACGCGCCGCGACGCAGCCGCCGTGGCGATCGGAAGGCGCGCCCTGGGGCACCCGATCCGGCGACGGACGACACCGCCCCCTGCTCACCGGAGTGATGAGCAGGGGCATCGGAGCGTCCAGGCCGCACCGGTGGCTCCGGGGCGTGAGGGACACCGCCCCCGCATTCCCGGACCACGGACACGATCCGTACGCGCCGGACGCGGAGCGAACGCGGTGGACCAGGACGCCCAACACCGTTCGGGGCGTCCGGCTGAGCATGAGTTCTGGCAACAAGACTCACTCCCGCTCAGTCCCTAG
- a CDS encoding cellulose-binding domain-containing protein: MPDLPKPQDAAEAALFSECWDAVLSYADLCTSGSTAATQLATEAFTNGMHEARALEIDTGTERGAGRRALRLPRIPFLLTWVRTSAAAWETDGQGHRLDPDLRLWLNSDKAARYTGPPLHRPLALRALRDMQEPDAALLWLTEVESLPPASVARRLGLDPSVARAELDQVRALFRDRCLRSQHDAPMHADCRSYARLLDAVTRSPGADTPEDLSRHLATCVECAEAAACLGLHGGGLPAALAGGVIGWGGLAYLERRRRAAEAGLLPGRADSTGTDRGLSPGQEPRPRLGRNGVLVGAGLVSVLALAVSLMPFGDEEPVADGASAGESSVVQQDPRFPVTQSPSGVSSELQSTSRPQETGSDGDEGSGNGNSNEEPQGDSSTPARVSHAPVEPGESSTATCHVRYQVVNEWPGGFQAAVTVTSTKALDGWQIAWTYEDDQRVTQMWDGTFDQDGSQVTAGAADYNETVAAGGTFGVGFLGTWDDDSNATPQDFTLNGSDCRTTD; the protein is encoded by the coding sequence ATGCCCGACCTGCCGAAGCCCCAGGACGCCGCCGAAGCCGCGCTGTTCTCGGAGTGCTGGGACGCGGTCCTGTCGTACGCCGATCTGTGCACGTCCGGTTCGACCGCGGCGACTCAACTGGCCACCGAAGCCTTCACGAACGGCATGCACGAGGCACGCGCCCTGGAGATCGACACGGGGACCGAACGCGGTGCCGGGCGGCGTGCCCTGCGGCTGCCCCGAATACCGTTCCTCCTGACCTGGGTCAGGACCAGCGCCGCGGCCTGGGAGACGGACGGACAGGGCCACCGGCTCGACCCCGACCTGCGCCTCTGGCTCAACTCGGACAAGGCGGCCCGCTACACCGGCCCCCCGCTGCACCGCCCCCTCGCTCTGCGTGCCCTGCGGGACATGCAGGAACCCGACGCGGCCCTGCTGTGGCTGACCGAGGTCGAGTCGCTGCCGCCGGCCTCCGTGGCCCGCCGCCTCGGCCTCGACCCGTCGGTCGCCCGGGCCGAACTCGACCAGGTACGGGCGCTGTTCCGGGACCGGTGCCTGCGCAGCCAGCACGACGCGCCCATGCACGCCGACTGCCGCAGCTACGCCCGGCTGTTGGACGCGGTCACCCGCTCGCCCGGCGCCGACACCCCCGAGGACCTGTCACGGCACCTCGCCACCTGCGTGGAGTGCGCCGAGGCCGCGGCCTGCCTCGGCCTGCACGGCGGCGGCCTGCCCGCCGCGCTCGCCGGCGGCGTGATCGGCTGGGGCGGACTCGCCTACCTGGAACGCCGCCGCCGCGCGGCCGAGGCCGGGCTGCTCCCCGGGCGCGCGGACTCCACCGGCACCGACCGGGGACTCTCACCGGGCCAGGAGCCGAGGCCCAGGCTGGGCCGCAACGGCGTGCTCGTCGGAGCCGGTCTCGTCTCCGTGCTGGCGCTCGCCGTCTCCCTCATGCCGTTCGGCGACGAAGAGCCCGTCGCCGACGGCGCCTCCGCGGGCGAGTCGTCGGTGGTGCAGCAGGACCCCCGGTTCCCGGTGACCCAGTCCCCGTCCGGCGTGTCGTCCGAACTGCAGAGCACGTCCCGGCCCCAGGAGACCGGCTCCGACGGCGATGAAGGCAGCGGCAACGGCAACAGCAACGAGGAGCCCCAGGGCGACTCCTCGACGCCCGCCCGCGTCTCCCACGCACCGGTCGAGCCCGGCGAGTCGTCCACCGCCACCTGCCACGTCCGCTACCAGGTCGTCAACGAATGGCCCGGAGGCTTCCAGGCCGCCGTCACCGTCACCTCCACCAAGGCCCTCGACGGCTGGCAGATCGCCTGGACCTACGAGGACGACCAGCGCGTCACCCAGATGTGGGACGGCACCTTCGACCAGGACGGCTCCCAGGTCACCGCCGGCGCCGCCGACTACAACGAGACCGTCGCCGCGGGCGGCACCTTCGGCGTCGGCTTCCTCGGCACCTGGGACGACGACAGCAATGCGACACCGCAGGACTTCACACTGAACGGGAGTGACTGCAGGACGACGGATTAA
- a CDS encoding radical SAM protein codes for MGSRTALVEDLMERFPHVPREAVFKEDLLRGGMAFDASALSDNEKGEVKPKSYFIFSFDHGTLPELGEAALRRPPEEIILTGGPYDLRRTVVSVRVNPSSPYRVAADEEGLLGLYLDGRRIADVGVPPMPEYYRHTLSNGKSVMEVAPTIQWGYLIYLTVFRVCQYFGAKEECQYCDINHNWRQHKAAGRPYTGVKDVDEVLEALEIIDRYDTAKTSTAYTLTGGAITKTVAGRDEADFYGHYAKAIEERFPDRWIGKVVAQALPLDDVKRFHDYGVKIYHPNYEVWDEYLFKMYCPGKERYVGRDEWHKRILDSAGVFGARNVIPNFVAGVEMAEPFGFTTVDEAIASTTEGLRFFMSHGITPRFTTWCPEPTTPLGKANPQGAPLEYHIRLLQAYRATMDEFGLQSPPGYGPPGPGRAVFSVSSFMDSLPAVEEAAGEAADETVGEAAGGISAQ; via the coding sequence ATGGGCAGCCGCACCGCACTGGTGGAGGACCTGATGGAGAGGTTCCCGCACGTGCCACGGGAAGCCGTCTTCAAGGAGGACCTGCTCAGGGGCGGCATGGCCTTCGACGCCTCCGCCCTGAGCGACAACGAGAAGGGCGAGGTCAAGCCGAAGTCGTACTTCATCTTCTCCTTCGACCACGGCACCCTCCCCGAGCTCGGCGAGGCCGCCCTCCGTCGCCCGCCGGAGGAGATCATCCTCACCGGCGGCCCCTACGACCTGCGGCGCACGGTCGTCTCCGTACGGGTCAACCCGTCCTCCCCCTACCGCGTGGCCGCCGACGAGGAAGGCCTCCTCGGCCTGTACCTCGACGGCCGGCGCATCGCGGACGTCGGCGTCCCGCCCATGCCCGAGTACTACCGGCACACCCTCTCCAACGGGAAGTCCGTGATGGAGGTGGCCCCGACCATCCAGTGGGGCTACCTCATCTACCTCACCGTCTTCCGCGTCTGCCAGTACTTCGGCGCGAAGGAGGAGTGCCAGTACTGCGACATCAACCACAACTGGCGCCAGCACAAGGCGGCGGGCCGGCCGTACACGGGTGTGAAGGACGTCGACGAGGTCCTGGAGGCGCTGGAGATCATCGACCGGTACGACACGGCGAAGACCTCCACCGCGTACACGCTCACCGGTGGCGCGATCACCAAGACGGTCGCCGGCCGGGACGAGGCCGACTTCTACGGCCACTACGCCAAGGCCATCGAGGAGCGCTTCCCGGACCGCTGGATCGGCAAGGTCGTCGCCCAGGCGCTGCCGCTGGACGACGTCAAGCGCTTCCACGACTACGGCGTGAAGATCTATCACCCCAACTACGAGGTGTGGGACGAGTACCTCTTCAAGATGTACTGCCCCGGCAAGGAGCGCTACGTCGGCCGCGACGAGTGGCACAAGCGGATCCTGGACTCGGCGGGTGTCTTCGGCGCGCGCAATGTGATCCCCAACTTCGTGGCGGGCGTGGAGATGGCCGAGCCGTTCGGGTTCACCACGGTCGACGAGGCCATCGCGTCGACCACCGAGGGCCTGCGCTTCTTCATGTCGCACGGCATCACGCCCCGCTTCACGACCTGGTGCCCGGAGCCCACGACCCCGCTCGGCAAGGCCAACCCGCAGGGCGCGCCGTTGGAGTACCACATCCGGCTGTTGCAGGCCTACCGCGCCACGATGGACGAGTTCGGCCTGCAGTCCCCGCCCGGATACGGCCCGCCCGGACCCGGCCGCGCCGTCTTCTCCGTCAGTTCCTTCATGGACAGCCTCCCGGCCGTCGAGGAAGCCGCCGGGGAAGCCGCCGACGAGACTGTCGGGGAGGCTGCCGGGGGGATTTCCGCGCAGTAA
- a CDS encoding MarR family winged helix-turn-helix transcriptional regulator — translation MEETPERLSAKPSWLITQLAVHVRRLVFDGFTASGARGYHYRILAALYEFGPASQAELGRRCRVDRSDVVAAVNELVEQGYVERTPDPDHGRRNRVTLTKGGVRQLRRMDGVLDQVQDDLLKPLSAEDRQTLTCLLSRLLAQHEPE, via the coding sequence ATGGAGGAAACCCCCGAGCGCCTGTCAGCGAAGCCGAGTTGGCTGATCACCCAACTGGCCGTGCACGTCCGGCGACTGGTGTTCGACGGTTTCACCGCTTCCGGGGCGCGCGGGTACCACTACCGCATCCTGGCGGCACTGTACGAGTTCGGGCCCGCGAGCCAGGCGGAGCTCGGCCGCCGGTGCCGCGTCGACCGCAGCGACGTCGTGGCGGCCGTCAACGAACTGGTCGAGCAGGGCTACGTCGAGCGGACGCCGGACCCGGACCATGGGCGGCGCAACAGGGTGACCCTCACCAAGGGGGGTGTCCGCCAGCTGCGGCGCATGGACGGGGTGCTCGATCAGGTACAGGACGACCTGCTCAAACCGCTGTCGGCCGAGGACCGGCAGACTCTGACCTGCCTGCTCAGCCGACTCCTCGCCCAGCACGAACCGGAATGA
- the tnpA gene encoding IS200/IS605 family transposase, protein MSPRWNPNPDVRTGRHVGHTLHVHLVFVTKYRRGAFTDAMLTRCQEIMRDVCADFEAELKEFNGEQDHVHLLVHYPPKVQLSKLVNSLKGVSSRRLRQEYDSHVRRYLWGGHFWSGSYFAGSCGGAPLTVVRQYIEQQQRPEG, encoded by the coding sequence ATGTCACCACGCTGGAATCCAAACCCTGATGTACGCACGGGCCGTCATGTTGGCCATACCCTTCATGTCCACTTGGTTTTTGTCACCAAATACCGGCGCGGCGCCTTCACCGATGCCATGCTCACCCGGTGCCAAGAGATCATGCGGGACGTGTGCGCGGACTTCGAGGCGGAGCTGAAGGAGTTCAACGGCGAGCAGGACCACGTACACCTGCTGGTGCACTACCCGCCCAAGGTCCAGCTCTCCAAGCTGGTCAACAGCCTCAAGGGCGTCTCCTCCCGCAGACTCCGCCAGGAGTACGACAGCCACGTCCGCCGGTACTTGTGGGGCGGGCACTTCTGGTCGGGCTCGTACTTCGCGGGCTCGTGCGGAGGGGCGCCGCTGACCGTTGTGCGCCAGTACATCGAGCAGCAGCAGCGCCCAGAAGGCTGA
- a CDS encoding ABC transporter substrate-binding protein — translation MSAMSNSNWDRRSVLRAAMGLAAAGGLAACGGNTGRAGGSGKTLVQMFHAYGEAGTEQAIKRYAKAYKEANVTTQWITSSDFESKLFSTLLTDNAPDVFEFHPQIQMIKSGQVADLTDIIEPVKDDFNPADIQSHTVDGKIYGVRMIDDPQFFFYRKSMFEEAGVEVPTTLDELMEIAAKLTTSKVKGLYLGNDLHNVINPMIWSAGADTLDEKNQIAYHTDGVIEGLKKMRKLFTSGDLLLGAPTESWDPSSLNQGLCAIQWCGMWAMPQIQDALGDDWGIFPFPKTIDSGKQSVYNGGWSMFVNAKGKNVEAAKEYVKWLWIDQKEYQEDWATSYGFHIPPRTSLAESAGKLKSGNAAEGVKLFNEFGHFDNIGWTQAMITALEDVFANSVRKDMDPEEALDKADTAVNRELKKLFG, via the coding sequence ATGTCGGCAATGAGCAACAGCAACTGGGACCGCCGCTCCGTACTGCGGGCCGCCATGGGCCTGGCCGCCGCCGGCGGACTCGCCGCGTGCGGCGGCAACACCGGCCGCGCCGGCGGTTCGGGCAAGACCCTCGTGCAGATGTTCCACGCATACGGCGAGGCGGGCACCGAGCAGGCCATCAAGCGCTACGCGAAGGCCTACAAGGAAGCCAACGTGACCACGCAGTGGATCACCAGCTCGGACTTCGAGAGCAAGCTCTTCTCGACGCTGCTCACCGACAACGCGCCCGACGTCTTCGAGTTCCACCCGCAGATACAGATGATCAAGAGCGGCCAGGTGGCGGACCTGACCGACATCATCGAGCCGGTCAAGGACGACTTCAACCCGGCCGACATCCAGTCGCACACGGTCGACGGGAAGATCTACGGCGTCCGGATGATCGACGACCCGCAGTTCTTCTTCTACCGCAAGTCGATGTTCGAGGAGGCCGGGGTCGAGGTCCCGACCACGCTCGACGAGCTGATGGAGATCGCCGCCAAGCTCACCACCAGCAAGGTGAAGGGCCTGTACCTCGGCAACGACCTGCACAACGTCATCAACCCGATGATCTGGTCGGCGGGCGCCGACACCCTCGACGAGAAGAACCAGATCGCCTACCACACGGACGGCGTCATCGAGGGCCTCAAAAAGATGCGCAAGCTGTTCACCAGCGGCGACCTCCTCCTCGGCGCCCCGACCGAATCCTGGGACCCCTCCTCGCTCAACCAGGGTCTGTGCGCCATCCAGTGGTGCGGCATGTGGGCGATGCCGCAGATCCAGGACGCGCTCGGCGACGACTGGGGGATCTTCCCCTTCCCGAAGACCATCGACTCCGGCAAGCAGTCGGTCTACAACGGCGGCTGGTCGATGTTCGTCAACGCCAAGGGCAAGAACGTCGAGGCGGCCAAGGAGTACGTGAAGTGGCTGTGGATCGACCAGAAGGAGTACCAGGAGGACTGGGCCACCTCCTACGGCTTCCACATCCCGCCGCGCACCTCGCTCGCGGAGTCGGCCGGCAAGCTCAAGTCGGGCAACGCCGCTGAGGGCGTCAAGCTCTTCAACGAGTTCGGGCACTTCGACAACATCGGCTGGACCCAGGCCATGATCACCGCCCTCGAGGACGTCTTCGCCAACTCCGTCCGCAAGGACATGGACCCGGAAGAAGCTCTCGACAAGGCCGACACGGCCGTCAACCGCGAGCTCAAGAAGCTGTTCGGATAG
- a CDS encoding FAD-binding protein gives MTTETLTNWARNITYTAKELHRPRSVDALRTLVAGSERVRVLGSGHSFNEIAEPGPDGVMLSLTGLPPAIEVDTAARTVRVGGGVRYAELARAVHAHGLALHNMASLPHISVAGSVATGTHGSGNGNGPLAAAVREVELVTADGTRVTLARGDDRFGGAVTSLGALGVVTALTLDLEPAFEVSQHVFAQLSLAGLDFAAVSASAYSVSLFTRWRHSGFDQAWVKQRMDRSTADFPWAAPATEAMHPVPGMPAVNCTEQFGVPGPWHERLPHFRAEFTPSSGEELQSEYLLPRPFAMDALHALDGIRHSVAPVLQVCEVRTVAADEQWLSPAHGRDTVALHFTWIADAAPVLPVVRRVEEVLAPFEARPHWGKVFTVPAAALGELYPRLGDFRALADALDPAGKFRNAFVRNVLDA, from the coding sequence ATGACGACGGAGACCCTGACCAACTGGGCCCGGAACATCACCTACACCGCCAAGGAACTGCACCGGCCGCGCTCCGTCGACGCGCTGCGCACCCTGGTCGCGGGCAGCGAGAGGGTGCGGGTGCTGGGCAGCGGGCACTCGTTCAACGAGATCGCGGAGCCCGGCCCCGACGGTGTCATGCTCTCCCTGACCGGCCTGCCGCCGGCGATCGAGGTGGACACGGCGGCCCGTACGGTACGGGTCGGGGGCGGTGTCCGGTACGCGGAGCTGGCCCGCGCGGTGCACGCCCACGGTCTCGCCCTGCACAACATGGCCTCGCTCCCGCACATCTCCGTGGCGGGCTCGGTCGCCACCGGAACCCATGGTTCGGGCAACGGGAACGGTCCACTCGCGGCGGCCGTGCGCGAGGTCGAGCTGGTCACGGCGGACGGTACGAGGGTGACGCTCGCCCGGGGCGACGACCGCTTCGGCGGGGCGGTCACCTCGCTCGGCGCCCTCGGCGTGGTCACGGCGCTCACCCTCGACCTGGAACCGGCCTTCGAGGTGAGCCAGCACGTGTTCGCCCAACTCTCCCTGGCGGGCCTTGACTTCGCGGCTGTGTCGGCGTCGGCGTACAGCGTGAGCCTCTTCACCCGCTGGCGTCACTCCGGCTTCGACCAGGCCTGGGTCAAGCAGCGCATGGACCGGTCCACAGCGGACTTCCCCTGGGCCGCGCCCGCGACCGAGGCGATGCATCCGGTGCCGGGGATGCCGGCGGTGAACTGCACCGAGCAGTTCGGGGTGCCCGGTCCCTGGCACGAGCGGCTGCCGCACTTCCGGGCGGAGTTCACACCGAGCAGTGGGGAGGAGCTGCAGTCGGAGTATCTGCTGCCGCGCCCGTTCGCCATGGACGCCCTGCACGCGCTCGACGGGATCCGGCACTCCGTGGCGCCGGTGCTGCAGGTCTGCGAGGTCCGTACGGTGGCCGCCGACGAGCAGTGGCTCAGCCCCGCCCACGGGCGGGACACGGTCGCGCTGCACTTCACGTGGATCGCGGACGCGGCGCCCGTACTGCCGGTGGTGCGGCGGGTGGAGGAGGTGCTCGCTCCGTTCGAGGCGCGGCCGCACTGGGGCAAGGTGTTCACGGTTCCGGCGGCGGCACTTGGGGAGCTGTACCCACGACTGGGTGATTTTCGGGCGCTGGCCGACGCGCTGGACCCGGCGGGCAAGTTCCGCAACGCGTTCGTGCGGAATGTCCTCGACGCCTGA
- a CDS encoding hydroxyacid dehydrogenase: MTAENVPQVFPPDVLSRLRETVEIDPALIAEDFTDPRVREVLAEVEVLVTGWGCPRIDETVLEAAPKLRAVLHSAGSVKGFVAPAVWERGIAVSTAAAANALPVAEYTLAMILLAGKDILGRRDRLRAERVSPGWGFVPGIGNHGRRVGVIGASRIGRRVIELLSPFDLRVSLTDPYVDEAGAAALGVPLLPLDDLLRTSDIVTVHAPDTPETHRLLDRRALSLMPDGAVLINTARGALVDHDALIDELRAGRLSAILDVTDPEPLPADSPLLDLPNAFVTPHLAGSQGNEVARLGLAVTEEAERLVAGRELVHVLDRAVLERTA; encoded by the coding sequence ATGACGGCCGAGAACGTTCCCCAGGTCTTCCCACCGGATGTGCTGTCCCGCCTGCGCGAGACCGTGGAAATCGATCCCGCTCTGATCGCCGAGGACTTCACAGACCCTCGGGTGCGGGAGGTACTGGCCGAGGTCGAGGTGCTGGTCACCGGATGGGGCTGCCCGCGGATCGACGAGACGGTCCTGGAGGCGGCGCCCAAACTGCGGGCGGTGCTGCACTCGGCGGGCTCGGTGAAGGGATTCGTGGCCCCCGCCGTCTGGGAGCGGGGCATCGCCGTCTCCACGGCGGCCGCCGCGAACGCCCTGCCCGTCGCGGAGTACACGCTCGCCATGATCCTGCTCGCCGGCAAGGACATCCTCGGCCGCCGCGACCGCCTCCGGGCCGAACGCGTCTCCCCCGGCTGGGGGTTCGTCCCCGGAATCGGCAACCACGGCCGCCGCGTCGGCGTCATCGGAGCCTCCCGCATCGGCCGCCGGGTCATCGAACTGCTGAGCCCCTTCGACCTGCGGGTCAGCCTCACCGACCCGTACGTCGACGAGGCCGGGGCCGCCGCCCTCGGCGTACCCCTGCTGCCGCTGGACGACCTCCTGCGCACCTCCGACATCGTCACCGTGCACGCCCCGGACACCCCCGAGACCCACCGGCTGCTCGACCGCCGGGCACTCTCCCTGATGCCCGACGGGGCCGTCCTCATCAACACCGCGCGCGGCGCGCTCGTCGACCACGACGCCCTGATCGACGAACTGCGCGCCGGCCGCCTCTCCGCGATCCTCGATGTCACCGACCCCGAGCCGCTGCCCGCCGACTCCCCCCTCCTCGACCTCCCGAACGCCTTCGTCACCCCGCACCTGGCCGGCTCCCAGGGCAACGAGGTGGCCCGCCTCGGCCTCGCGGTCACGGAGGAGGCCGAACGGCTTGTCGCCGGGCGGGAGTTGGTGCACGTGCTCGACCGGGCCGTGTTGGAGCGGACGGCGTGA